A window of Cohnella herbarum contains these coding sequences:
- a CDS encoding carbohydrate ABC transporter permease, translated as MVQHYSWSRKMFVVFNYSILAIVSLICILPLVNVLAISFSSAAAIEGGRVSLWPVEFTTRAYTFVASKKEFLTSMGISVQRVLLGVIVNMTLTILTAYPLSKEAAQLKFRTGYAWVFVFTMLFTGGLIPTYMVIRELGMIDSLWSLVLPGAVPVFNVILMLNFFRNLPKELSESAFIDGAGHWKTLWKIIVPLSMPSIATVMLFTIVGHWNEWFNGLIYMNDPIHYPLASYLQTIVVKMDMTQLNDPTALKFLSELNDRALRAAQIFLGMLPVLCVYPFLQRYFMSGIVLGSVKE; from the coding sequence TTGGTACAGCATTATTCATGGAGCCGGAAAATGTTTGTCGTATTCAATTATTCTATTCTTGCGATTGTATCGCTGATTTGTATTTTACCGTTGGTTAACGTGCTTGCCATATCGTTTAGCTCCGCGGCGGCAATCGAGGGCGGAAGAGTATCGCTATGGCCTGTCGAATTCACGACGCGCGCCTATACTTTCGTCGCTTCCAAGAAAGAGTTTCTCACCTCGATGGGAATTTCCGTTCAAAGGGTATTGCTCGGCGTTATCGTGAATATGACGTTAACGATACTGACCGCATACCCGCTATCCAAAGAGGCGGCCCAGCTAAAGTTCCGTACGGGGTACGCTTGGGTATTCGTCTTTACGATGCTGTTTACGGGCGGGCTTATCCCGACATACATGGTCATAAGGGAACTGGGGATGATCGATTCGTTATGGTCGCTCGTGCTCCCTGGAGCCGTTCCGGTGTTTAACGTCATCCTCATGCTTAACTTCTTTCGCAATTTGCCCAAGGAGCTGTCGGAATCGGCCTTTATCGACGGTGCCGGCCATTGGAAAACCCTTTGGAAGATTATCGTTCCGTTATCGATGCCTTCCATAGCCACGGTTATGTTGTTTACGATCGTAGGCCATTGGAACGAATGGTTCAACGGGTTGATCTACATGAACGATCCGATTCATTATCCGCTGGCCAGTTATCTGCAGACGATCGTCGTTAAGATGGATATGACGCAGTTAAACGATCCGACCGCTTTGAAATTTTTGTCTGAACTGAACGATCGAGCGTTACGGGCCGCGCAAATTTTCCTTGGGATGCTTCCGGTCCTGTGCGTCTATCCGTTCCTGCAGCGTTACTTCATGAGCGGTATCGTGCTCGGAAGCGTCAAGGAGTAA
- a CDS encoding ABC transporter permease — translation MLLPGLILVLLFCYGPMAGILIAFQNYIPVKGITGSEWVGLEHFRYVYSLPETMTVFRNTVVIASMKIVGGLFAPLITALLLNEIGKRLFKRSVQTIIYMPHFLSWVIMAGILLDVLSPTTGIVNAFLDWLGITKVFFLGNADWFPYVLVGTDILKEFGFGTIVYLAAITGINPALYEAAVLDGANRWKQTLHITIPGIVPIIVLLLTLGLGNVLNAGFDQVFNLYSPSVYSTGDILDTYVYRIGLGNGQYGVATAVGLFKSVISLVLISVSYLLAYRLANYRIF, via the coding sequence ATGTTATTGCCGGGGCTTATCTTGGTTCTATTATTCTGTTACGGGCCGATGGCAGGCATCCTTATCGCGTTTCAAAATTACATCCCGGTTAAGGGGATAACGGGCTCGGAATGGGTCGGTTTGGAACATTTTCGGTACGTGTACAGCTTGCCCGAAACGATGACGGTGTTCCGCAATACGGTCGTTATCGCTTCGATGAAGATTGTCGGCGGACTGTTCGCTCCGCTGATCACCGCGCTATTGCTGAACGAAATCGGCAAACGATTGTTCAAACGTTCTGTGCAAACGATTATCTATATGCCGCACTTTTTATCCTGGGTTATTATGGCGGGCATTCTGCTCGACGTGCTGTCTCCTACGACGGGCATCGTCAACGCCTTTCTCGATTGGTTGGGCATAACGAAAGTGTTCTTTCTCGGCAATGCCGATTGGTTTCCGTACGTTCTCGTAGGCACGGATATTTTGAAAGAGTTCGGCTTCGGCACGATCGTCTATCTCGCTGCGATTACGGGCATTAACCCTGCGCTGTATGAAGCCGCTGTTCTGGACGGAGCCAACCGGTGGAAGCAGACGCTTCATATTACGATACCCGGAATCGTGCCGATCATCGTGCTGCTGTTAACGCTCGGACTCGGCAACGTGCTTAACGCGGGATTCGACCAAGTGTTTAACCTGTACAGCCCTTCAGTCTATTCGACGGGCGATATTCTCGACACTTACGTCTATCGCATCGGGCTTGGCAACGGCCAATACGGAGTAGCCACGGCGGTGGGCTTATTCAAATCGGTCATCTCTCTCGTCTTGATCTCGGTTTCCTATTTGCTCGCATACCGATTAGCCAATTATCGCATCTTTTGA